The genomic DNA CATGACGCTCCCCGCCGGGGTCGACCTGTGCGCCGGCACGGCGCCCACGCCGTCCCGGCCGGAGCAGGTGCCGTTGCAGCGGCTCACCCTGCGCGGGTTCACCGCGGTCCACGAGGACGGGACGATCGGCGTCGAGGACGTGGACCTGGACGTCGAGGCCGGCGAACTCGTGCTCCTGCTCGGGCAGATCGGGGCGGGCAAGTCCAGCCTGCTGAGGGCGCTCGCCGGGCTCGTCGACCATCGCGGCGCCCTGCGTTGGAACGGCGTTCCCGTCGGCGACGCGGAGGTGTTTTTGCGGCCCGGGCAGGTGTCCTACGTGGCGCAGCTGCCGAGGGTCCTGTCCGGCACTTTCGCGGAGAACGTGCACCTGGGCCACGAGCGCTACGTGCACGGGCCCGTGAGCGTCGCCCGACTCGCCCCCGACCTCGCGGCCGCGGGGGGAGCGCACAGCCTCGTCGGTCACCGCGGCGTGCGGTTGTCGGGTGGCCAGGTGCAACGACTCGCGCTGGCCCGGGGGCTCGCGGCGAAAGCCGAGCTGTTGCTGGCCGACGACATCTCCGCGGCGCTCGACGCGCGCACCGAGATCGAACTCTGGCAGGCGTTGCGGTCCAGGTCGGGGACCGTCATCGGGGCCACGTCGAAGCGGGCCGCGCTGGCGCAGGCGGACCGGGTGGTGGTCCTGGTCGAGGGCCGCGTCGTCGACGTCGGGCCGTGGCCGGCGTTGGCGGACCGATGGGGGCACCTGGCGGCCTAGCAGTCCAGCGCCCCGTCTGGGGGGAGGCGCGCGCGTCGATAGAAGTCGCGGCTCAGCCGGCTAGCCTGGCGGGGTGAGGCTGCCTGCTGGTGGACGTTCTGCTTCGTGGCGTCCGCGGCGCCGTACCGCCCTTCGCTATCCCGGGGTAGCGCCGGTCGCGCTGGCGCACCGCGGCGGCCCGGCGTACGGCCCCAACGTCGGCATCGAGAACTCGGCGGCGGCGTTCGCGGCGGCAATCGCGCTCGGCTACACGCACGTCGAGACGGACGTCCACGTCACCGCCGACGGCGTGCTGCTCGCGCTGCACGACGAGCGCCTCGACCGGGTCGCGGGGGTCGCAGGGGCGGTGGCCCAGCTGTCGTACGCCGACGTCCGCGCCGCCCGGCTCGGTGGACGGGAGCCCGTGCCGACGATGGCGGAGCTGTTCGCCGCATTCCCGACGACGGTGTTCAACATCGACCTCAAGGCCCCCGGGACGCCGGCCGCGCTGTGGCGGGCCATCGAGGCCGCCGGCGCGCACGACCGGGTGTGCGTCGGTTCGTTCTCGCCGCGGCGGCTGTGGGAGTTTCGCCGCCTGGCCCGGGGGCGGGTGGCGACGTCGGCCGGCCCGATCGGTACGGCGTGGCTGCGGTTCGCGCCCGCCGCGCTGACCCGGTGGGTGCACTCGCCCGGCGCGGCGTACCAGGTGCCTCGCCACCAACGCCTGCTCGGGCGCGACGTGGAGGTGGTGACTCCGGGATTCGTCGCGGCGGCGCACCGGATCGGTCGGCAGGTGCACGTGTGGACGATCAACGACCGCGCCGAGATGGTCGACCTGCTGGGACTCGGCGTCGACGGCCTGGTCAGCGACGCGATCGACGTGCTGGCCGGTATGTTGCGCGAGAGGGACGGCCGGCCGCCACGCTAGTGCCCCGGAACGCCCGATCGGACGCGTGTGGCCCTAACCTGCATCCATGACATCGTCGACAGCCCCGCGCTCGCGGGGCATCTTGCGCACCAAGCCGATTGAGGACATCCTCGCGCAGCAGGACGAGGAGAACGCCGTCGCCGGCGAGAGCGGCCATTTCCAGAAGCGGCTCGGGGTCAAGGACCTGATCGGCTTCGGCGTCGGGATGATCATCGGACCGGAATCTTCACCCTCACCGTCATCGAGGCCAAGAATCACGCCGGCCCAGCCGTCACGATCGCCTATGTCATCGCCGGCCTCGTCAGCGGCCTCGCGGCCATGTGCTACGCGGAGCTGGCCTCGACGGTGCCGACCGCCGGCTCGGCGTACACCTACAGCTACGCCACCATCGGCGAGGTCTTCGCCTGGATCATCGGCTGGGACCTGGTGCTCGAGTTCACGCTAGGCGCGGCCGTGGTGTCGCGGGGCTGGTCCGGCTACATGCTGCACCTGTTCCCGTGGCTGCCGTCCTCGCTGTTCGGTGAGGGATCGAGCATCAACGTGGGCGCCATCCTCATCGCGGCGATCCTCGGCGTGGTCGCGACCGTCGGGGTCCGCGAGAGCGCCTGGGTGACGAACCTCCTCGTCGCGATCAAGGTGTCGGTGTGCCTGTTCGTCATCGCGCTGGGCGCGTTCTACGTGAAGGCCAGCAACTGGACGCCGTTCATCCCTGAGTCCCGGCCGGTGGAGGCGGGCACCTCGGGGCTGGAGCAGCCCCTGTCCCAGTGGGCCTTCGGCATCACCCCGACCCAGTTCGGGATCGGCGGGGTGCTGACGGCCACGGCGGTCGTGTTCTTCGCGTACTCCGGCTTCGAGTCCGTCGCAAACATGTCCGAGGAGAGCAAGAACCCCGCCCGCGACATGCCCCGCGGCCTCCTGGGTTCGCTGTTCCTGTGCATGGCCCTGTACGTCGGGGTCTGCATCGTCATCACCGGCATGGTGCCGTACGACCAGATCGACGAGGGCGCGCCGATCGCGGCCGCGTTCTCCCAGGTCGGGATCGGCTGGGCGGGCGTGCTCATCTCGATCGCGGCCGTGTGCGGGCTGACCTCGGTGATCCTGGTCGACATGGTCGGGATGGGCCGCATCGGGTTCGCGATGGGCCGCGACGGCCTGTTGCCCCGCTGGATCGGCCGGCTGCACCCCCGGTGGGGCACCCCGTCGCGGATGACCATCGCCACGGCCGCGTTCGTCATGCTGCTCGGCGGGTTCGTTCCGCTGCGCGACCTCGCGGACATGGTCTCGATCGGGACGCTGTTCGCGTTCGTGGTGGTCAGCGTGGCCGTGCCGGTACTGCGCCGGACTCGGCCCGACCTGAACCGCCCGTTCCGGGTGCCGCTGTCCCCGGTGGTGCCGGCGATCTCGGTCCTCGCGTGCGCCTACCTGATGACCAACCTGTCCCTGGCCACCTGGATCCGGTTCGTGGTGTGGATGGCGGTGGGGTTCGTCGTGTACTTCGGGTGGGGCAGGCGCAACGCGCGCCTGGCCTCTTAACGCTCCGATCGGGGTGCTGAGGGGGCCGGAGGCCCCACGGCACACCGATCGGAGCGCGGGGCGCCCCCGCCGGCCCGGCGCGGATGCACTGTGCGTCGGGCCGGTGGCGCCCGCTTCCTGAGCCCCCCGCACGATGGCGGGGCGCCTCGCTGCCGCTACTGCCCGAGGGCGCCGTCCGTCGGGGCCGCGCCGGTGCCCGTTGAGCCACCGCCGAGAGCTGCCCGGATCTTGTCGATGACCTGCTGCTCTGCCGGGTCGACGCCGCTGGAGGCCTGGGCCACCTGGTCGCACGCGGTCAGTAGCACGTCCTTGAAGCCCTGGAGCTGGGCCGGGGCCTTGGCGCCGAGGATGTCGACGGCCGCCGCGACGTCGGCCAGGATGGTCGCCTCGAGCTCCTGGTCGGAACCAGCCTTCGGCACCGGCGGCAGCCCGCCCGAGCCGAACACCTCCTTGATCTCCTGGGGCGCCTCGGCGAGCGCCCGGCTGCCCGCCACGGACTCCTTGAACATGGCGAAGAAGCCGGGGGTCGGCCTTGCTGACGAGGGTCAGCGAGCCGAAGGCTGCGGTGCGGATCGTGTCGCGCTCTTGGGTGGTGAGGTCGATGCTCATGGGCGGTTCCTACCCACCGCCCCGCCCGGTCAATCGCCCAGCGGCGTCGGGTAGCCCTGCACGTCGTCCACCATGGGCACGGTCGCGCGGCTGGGTGCGCGGGCCGCGCAGGTCAAGAACTCGGCCGGTTGGATCGCGTGGTGTCCGTGCACGAGGAGGACCGGTACGCCGTCCAGGAGCACCTCGCGTCGCCAACCGGTGGCCCGTCCGGCGGCGCCGGGTTGCGGTCGGACCTGGAGCCGCACGCGGTCCCACGGCACCACGCCCAGGCGTCCGGCGACGGCCAGCAGGGTCGCCTGGTCCTGGGGAGACCGGCCGGTGATCCCGCGCAGATGTGCACGGGCGGGCTCGCCCCGCAGGTGCGCGGCCACGACGCCGACCGCCGTGTCGGGATCGAGCGCCCCATAGCAGGCCCCGTCCGGGAGCACGACGAGGTTCGCGGCGAATCGGTCGCCGCCGGTGTGCGTGGTTTCCCAGACCCGCCCCGGGTAGGCCTCGGCCAGCGCCGCGGCGACGGGTCGGCCACGGACCGCGCAGCACGCGTCGTGCCGGCCGTTCGTGCACACGAGCAGGACGGGGGTGTCGTCGCGCGGGCTTGGGGACGCGGTTGGGGTGAGCGCGTCGCGGATCGCGTCCCAGCCGTCCGCGAGCGTCCCCCACCGCTGGCCCGGGTGCGGGTCGGTGCTCACGACGGCCCACCGGCGCGCGCTCGCGCCCGCACGCGCCGCCCCCCGCACGGCCGGCTGGCGGATCAGTTGGAGCCGCGCCCCCGTGTCGTCCAGCGCGCGCGCCAGGGCGGCGCGATCCACGCCGGGCGCGTCCAACGAGTCCAGGGCGACGCGGCCCCAGCCCTGGTGTTGCTCGATGAGCAGCCAGCGACGCGCCGGCGGCGCCGTACCGACCAGCGCATCCCCCCGGGCTCGCGCCGCGTCCGAGCAGCTCATCGTCATCACCCCACGCCCCCTGTCGCGGCGGCCTGGGAGGCGAGGGACGGGCCGAGCGCCGCCACCCCCTCCACCATGAGCGTGCGCGCGATCGCCAGGGCGGCGGCGCCGTCCGAGGGGTGCAGGTCCGCCACGGTGACGGGCTCCCCGGCGAGGAGGCGGAGCAGAGCGGGCGTGGCCGCCGCGGGCGCGCGGAAGCGGCCGGCTCGAGACCGTACGACGACGTCGGTGCCGCGGCCGTCATCGGCCGGATTGCTCGGTTCCTCGACGGTGGCCATGAGACCGGGCCGGGCCACGAGGATGTCGACCGGCGCGAGCGCGTCCGCGGCGGCGACCTGGGCGAGCACCGGCAGCGCGGCCTGCCGCTGGGCCGCCCGCGCGCGGCCGTGCAGCGCCGTCGCGAGGGTCGTCGGCGTGACCGCCTCGAGCGCGGCCGCGATGGCCGCCCGGACGGCGTCGGCGTCGCGGGCCAGATCCGCGGGGGAGGCCACGTTCACGCCGAGGTCCAGGGTGGCCCGCAGGCTCGGTTCGTCGGCGAGCGCACGACGTACGTGGTCCAGCGCCGCGTCCACGAGGTGCGCGCGCGTCCAGGTGTGGACGCCCACGGTCAGGTGAATCGAGACGTCGGCCGAGGCGGTGGCGGAGTGGAGATAGCCGCGCGGCAGATAGAGGACGTCCCCCGGCCGCAGCTCGGTCGCGAGCAGCGGCTCGGCCGCGGCGGCCGCGGCCACCGCGGTGCGCCGGACCTCCCAGGGCTGATCCCGCAGCGGGTCCGGCCACACGGGCGGGTGGATGCGCCAGGACTTGCCTCCGTGCACCTGCAGCACGAAGACGTCGTGGACGTCGTAGTGCGCCGCGAAGCCCTGATTGCCCGGCGGCGTGACGTAGGCGTTGACCTGCGCCGGGTGCCCGAGTTCGGTCGCCAGGGCGCCGGTGAAGTCCGCGAGGGGTGGCCAGGTGCGGTGCAGCGCCTGCAGGACGATGGTGGCGCCCGCGGCGAAGCGACGCCGTATGGCGTCCTCGTCCAGCTGATCGTCGATCCCCGCCCCGACGCCACCGCCCGTGGTGAATTCCCGCTCGCCGAGGGTCCGGCCGGCCTGGGCCAGCCGCAGGAATGGGGTCCGCAGTCCGCGGCGGCTGATCAGCTCGTCGACGGCGGCGGGGGAGAAGAGGTCGGCGAAGTCGTCGGCGGCGTGCGTGCCCGGCAGGCAGGCGGCCCGGTCCGCGGCGGGGACCAGGAGCGGCGTACGACCCCAGTGCTCACGAACGAACTGCTCGCGCCGAGGCGCGAGCAGTCGTTCGAGCGGTGCTGCAGACCGCGGGCCGGAGTCCCGGCCGCGCGTCATCAGGCGGGCGTTCCCGCGCCGCCGTGGGCGCCGCCGTCGGCACCCTTGTCGGCTCCACCATCGGCGCCGCCGTCGGCGCCCTTGTCCGCGCCACCATCGGCGCCGCTATCAGCTCCGCCGTCGGCACCCTTGTCCGCGCCACCATCGGCACCGCCGTCGGCACCCTTGTCCGCGCCCCCGTCAGCTCCGCCGTCAGCGCCCTTGTCCGCGCCACCGTCGCCCTCGGGGCCACGCACGGCGCCCATGTCGGCCCCGCCGTCCGCGCCGCCGTCACCCATGGGGCCCAAGACCTGGTCCTCGCCTGCATCCGTCATGTCGACCGTCCTTTCGCCGTGCTGTCATGTCGCCGGGTTGTGCCCGCCATCGTTGCGGTCCCCGCAGCCCGCCGCAACAGGAACGAGGGTTCACACGTCGATGCGTCCGTAGGTGCTCTTGGCCTTCTCCAGCGCGGACACGTAGCCCGCCCGCCCGTAGCCGCTGGTGTCGACCGCCGTGGGCACGGCCAGCAGGCCGCGCACGTCCGCAACGGAGGCGAATCCCTTGCGTTCCAACCACTGGGACAGGCCCGCGACGAGCTGCCCGGCGTAGTCCTCGCCGTGCCGCACGAGGGCGGAAGTCGTCATCACGACGTCCGCGCCGGCCAGCAGGTAGCGCACCACGTCATCGGGCGTCTCGACGCCCGTCGTCCCGGCCAGGCTCGCGCGGACCCGGCCGTGCAGCGCCGCGATCCAGGTCTGCGGCAGCCGCGATTCCGCCGGCGCGGACAGCTCGACTCCCGAGTCCACCGCGATGGCCTCGACGTCGATCTTCGGCTGGATCCACCGGTTGAACAGCACCAGGCCGTCGGCGCCGGCCTCGTCCAGGCGCATCGCCATGGAGCCGAACGAGCTGAAGTAGGGGCTCAGCTTCATCGCCACCGGAATCGACACGGCCTCCTTCACGAGGCCCAGGATGTCCAGATGGCGCCGCTCGATGACCATCCCGTCGACGGTGACGTCGCCGGGCACCAGGTAGACGTTGAGCTCGATCGCCGCCGCGCCCGCGTCCTGCATCTGCCGCGCGAACTCCGCCCAACTGCCGAGCGTCGAGCCGTTGATCGAGCCGAGCACGGGCACGTCGACCGCTTCGGCCGCTTGCTCCAGCAAGCGCAGGTAGTTGTCGGAGAGTCCGGAGTCGTTGCTCGGCACGGTGGGGAAGTACGTCAGCGACTCCGCGAACGACTCCTCATGGATCTCCTCCAGGTAGATGTCCCGCGCGGCCTCGTGTCGGAGCTGCTCCTCGAACAGCGAATAGAGCACCACCGCCCCGACGCCACCGTCGGCGAGCCGGCGGACCCCGTCGACCGTCTGCGAGAGGGGCCCCGCTGAGGCGACCACAGGGTTGCGCAGCGACAGGCCCAGATATTGCGTGGCGAGATCGACCACCGCTCAGCCCTCCTTCCGGGCGTCGGCCGCGAAGTCCTGTGCCTCGCGGGTCGCCAGCTCCTCGTATTCCGACCAGCGCCGCGCCACCTGCTCCTGGCCCAGCTCCAGCAGTCGCTCCGCCTCCGCCGGGTCGGCCCCGGCCAGCATCCGGAACCGCAGCTCGTTCTTGTGGTAGTCCTTCAGCGTGATCCGCGGCCGCGGGCTGTCGAGCAGGAACGGGTTGCGGCCCTCGGCGCGCAGGATCGGGTTGTACCGCATCAGCGGCCAGTGCCCGGACGCCACCGCCTTGTATTGCTGGTCGAGGCCCTTGCGCATGTCGATGCCGTGGGCGATGCAGTGGCTGTACGCGATGATGAGGCTCGGGCCGGCGTAGGCCTCCGCCTCCCGGAACGCCTTGAGAGTCTGCTGCGGGTCGGCGCCCATCGCGACCCGCGCGACGTACACGTGCCCGTACGCCGCCGCCTGCATCGCCAGGTCCTTCTTGTTCGTGGTCTTGCCCGCCGCGGCGAACTTGGCCACGGCGCCCAGCGGGGTCGACTTGCTGCTCTGCCCGCCGGTGTTGGAGTAGACCTCGGTGTCCATGACCAGGACGTTGACGTCGCGGCCGGACGCCAGGACGTGGTCGAGTCCGCCCGAGCCGATGTCGTAGGCCCAGCCGTCGCCGCCGACGATCCACACCGAACGACGTACGAGGTGGTCGACGACCGACACGAGATCCTTCACCGCCGCGCCGTCGAGCGACTCCAGCCGCGTCCGCAGCTCCTCGACGCGCGCCTGCTGCGCGAGGATCTCGTTCTCGCGCTCCTGCGGGGCGGCGAGGATCTCGTCGACCAGGGCGGCGCCGATCTGCTCGCGCAGGCCCTTGAGCCGCTTCTGCGCGAGCCCCGCCTGCAGGTCCGCGGCGAGCCGCATCCCCAGCCCGAACTCGGCGTTGTCCTCGAAGAGGCTGTTGCTCCAGGCCGGCCCGCGGCCGCCCGCGTTCTTCGTCCAGGGGGTGGTCGGCAGGTTCCCGCCGTAGATCGAGGAGCAGCCGGTCGCGTTCGCGACCATCGCCCGGTCCCCGAAGAGCTGGGTGAGGAGCTTCACGTACGGCGTCTCGCCGCACCCGCTGCACGCCCCGGAGAACTCGAACAGCGGCTCCAGGTATTGGATCCCGCGGACGTTGCCGAAGTCGACCTTGGACCGGGTGTTGACGGGGATCGACTCGAAGAACGCGACGTTGGCCTTGGCGGGCTCCCGGTCGCGGACCGGCGCCAGGTTGATCGCCCGGCGGTTCGGCTGCTCGACCGGCTTGACCGGGCAGGCCTCGACGCACAGGCCGCAGCCGGTGCAGTCCTCGGCGTACACCTGCAGGGTGTAGCGCTCGCCGGGGATGCCGGCCGCGTTGAGCGGCGCGGACTCGTACGCTTCAGGCGCCCCGTCGAGGTGCTTGGTGCGGAACCGCTTCGCCCGCAGCACCGCGTGCGGGCAGACCATCGAGCAGTTGCCGCACTGGATGCAGGCGTCCTTGTCCCAGACGGCGATGATCTCGCTGACGTTGCGCTTCTCGTACGCCGTGGTGCCGCTCGGATACGTGCCGTCGACCGGCAGGGCGCTGACCGGGAGCAGGTCGCCGCGCCCGACGAGCATCTCCGCGGTGACCTCCCGGACGAACTCCGGGGCGTGCTCCGGCACCGGCGCGAGCAGATCGCGCTGCGCCGTCACCGCCGACGGCACCTCGATCCGGTGCAGGTGCGCCACCGAGGCGTCCACGGCCGCCTCGTTCTTGGCGACGACCTCCGCGCCCCGCTTGCCGTACGTCTTGCGGATCGAGGCCTTGACCTTCGCGATCGCCTCGTCGCGGGCCAGCACTCCGGAGATCGCGAAGAAGCAGGTCTGCAGCACGGTGTTGGTGCGCCCCGCCAGGCCCGCCTCGCGGGCGACGGCTGTGGCGTCGATGGCGTAGAGCTCCAGGCCCTTGTCGATGATGCCTCGCTGCAGGCTGCTCGGGAGGTGGTCCCAGACGGCTTCGGGCGGGAAGGGCGCGTTGACGAGCAGCGTGCCGCCCGGCTTGGCGAACTCCAGGATGTCCACCCGCTCCAGGATCGACATGTGGTGGCAGCCGACGAAGCTGGCGCGGGAGACGAGGTACGGCGCCTGAATCGGCGCCGGGCCGAAGCGCAGGTGGCTGACCGTCCGCGAGCCCGACTTCTTAGAGTCGTAGACGAAGTAGCCCTGGGCGAAGGTGCCCTCCTGGGAGCCGAGGATCTTGATGGTGTTCTTGTTCGCCCCGACGGTGCCGTCGCTGCCGAGACCATAGAACACGGCGCCGACCGTGCCCTCGGGCATGATGTCGAGGTCCTCGCCGACCGGCAGGGACAGGTGGGTGACGTCGTCGGTGATGCCCACCGTGAACCGCGGGCGCGGCGCTGAGTCCCCGTCCCGGACCAACTCGTCGTACACCGCGGCCACCATGGCCGGCGTGAACTCCTTGCTCGACAGCCCGTACCGGCCGCCGATGACCAGCGGCATGCCGTCCCGCTCGCCGCGGGCGACTGCCTCGCCGAGGGCCGAGGTGATGTCGAGGAACAGCGGCTCGGCGAGCGCGCCGGGCTCCTTGGTGCGGTCCAGCACGGCGATCCGGCGGGCGCTGGTCGGCAGGGCCGCGATGATCTCCTCGGTGGGGAAGGGCCGGTAGAGCCGGATCTGCAGGACGCCGACCCCGCCGCCCGCGCCGTCCCGCTGCGCGTTGAGCCGGTCGGCGGTGCGGATGGCGGTCTCGGCGCCGGAGCCCATGATGACGATGACCCGCTCGGCCTGGGGGTCACCGTGGTAGTCGACCAGGTGGTACTGCCGACCCGTACGCGCGGCGAGCCGGTCCATCGCCGACTGGGTGATGCCCGGCACCGCGGTGTAGAAGCTGTTCGCCGTCTCGCGGGACTGGAAGTAGGTGTCCGGGTTCTGGGCGGTGCCGCGGATGAACGGGTTCTCCGGCGACAGCGCCCGGGCCCGGTGCGCCCGCACGAGCTCGGTGGGGACCAGCGCGCGCAGGTCGTCGTCGCCGAGCATCTCCAGGGTGTTGAGTTCGTGGCTGGTGCGGAAGCCGTCGAAGAAGTGCACGAACGGCACCCGGGACTCCAGCGTGGCGACCTGGGCGACCAGCGCCATGTCGTGCGCCTCCTGGACCGAGGCGCTGGCCAGCAGCGCGAACCCGGTCTGCCGGACCGCCATGACGTCCTGGTGGTCGCCGAAGATCGACAGCCCCTGGGTGGCCAGGGAGCGCGCCGCCACGTGGATCACGGCCGAGGTCAGCTCGCCGGCGATCTTGTACATGTTGGGGATCATGAGCAGCAGGCCCTGGCTGGCCGTGAACGTGGTCGACAGGGCCCCGCCCTGCAGCGCGCCGTGGGTGGCGCCCGCCGCGCCGCCCTCGGACTGCATCTCCACGACGGTCGGGACCGTCCCCCAGATGTTCGTGCGGCCGTGCG from Austwickia sp. includes the following:
- a CDS encoding glycerophosphodiester phosphodiesterase, translating into MPAGGRSASWRPRRRTALRYPGVAPVALAHRGGPAYGPNVGIENSAAAFAAAIALGYTHVETDVHVTADGVLLALHDERLDRVAGVAGAVAQLSYADVRAARLGGREPVPTMAELFAAFPTTVFNIDLKAPGTPAALWRAIEAAGAHDRVCVGSFSPRRLWEFRRLARGRVATSAGPIGTAWLRFAPAALTRWVHSPGAAYQVPRHQRLLGRDVEVVTPGFVAAAHRIGRQVHVWTINDRAEMVDLLGLGVDGLVSDAIDVLAGMLRERDGRPPR
- a CDS encoding sucrase ferredoxin is translated as MSCSDAARARGDALVGTAPPARRWLLIEQHQGWGRVALDSLDAPGVDRAALARALDDTGARLQLIRQPAVRGAARAGASARRWAVVSTDPHPGQRWGTLADGWDAIRDALTPTASPSPRDDTPVLLVCTNGRHDACCAVRGRPVAAALAEAYPGRVWETTHTGGDRFAANLVVLPDGACYGALDPDTAVGVVAAHLRGEPARAHLRGITGRSPQDQATLLAVAGRLGVVPWDRVRLQVRPQPGAAGRATGWRREVLLDGVPVLLVHGHHAIQPAEFLTCAARAPSRATVPMVDDVQGYPTPLGD
- a CDS encoding cupin-like domain-containing protein; this translates as MTRGRDSGPRSAAPLERLLAPRREQFVREHWGRTPLLVPAADRAACLPGTHAADDFADLFSPAAVDELISRRGLRTPFLRLAQAGRTLGEREFTTGGGVGAGIDDQLDEDAIRRRFAAGATIVLQALHRTWPPLADFTGALATELGHPAQVNAYVTPPGNQGFAAHYDVHDVFVLQVHGGKSWRIHPPVWPDPLRDQPWEVRRTAVAAAAAAEPLLATELRPGDVLYLPRGYLHSATASADVSIHLTVGVHTWTRAHLVDAALDHVRRALADEPSLRATLDLGVNVASPADLARDADAVRAAIAAALEAVTPTTLATALHGRARAAQRQAALPVLAQVAAADALAPVDILVARPGLMATVEEPSNPADDGRGTDVVVRSRAGRFRAPAAATPALLRLLAGEPVTVADLHPSDGAAALAIARTLMVEGVAALGPSLASQAAATGGVG
- a CDS encoding dihydroorotate dehydrogenase-like protein; the protein is MVDLATQYLGLSLRNPVVASAGPLSQTVDGVRRLADGGVGAVVLYSLFEEQLRHEAARDIYLEEIHEESFAESLTYFPTVPSNDSGLSDNYLRLLEQAAEAVDVPVLGSINGSTLGSWAEFARQMQDAGAAAIELNVYLVPGDVTVDGMVIERRHLDILGLVKEAVSIPVAMKLSPYFSSFGSMAMRLDEAGADGLVLFNRWIQPKIDVEAIAVDSGVELSAPAESRLPQTWIAALHGRVRASLAGTTGVETPDDVVRYLLAGADVVMTTSALVRHGEDYAGQLVAGLSQWLERKGFASVADVRGLLAVPTAVDTSGYGRAGYVSALEKAKSTYGRIDV
- the nifJ gene encoding pyruvate:ferredoxin (flavodoxin) oxidoreductase; this encodes MTKAIIDGNEAAASVAYRLNELCSIYPITPSSTMAELADEWSAHGRTNIWGTVPTVVEMQSEGGAAGATHGALQGGALSTTFTASQGLLLMIPNMYKIAGELTSAVIHVAARSLATQGLSIFGDHQDVMAVRQTGFALLASASVQEAHDMALVAQVATLESRVPFVHFFDGFRTSHELNTLEMLGDDDLRALVPTELVRAHRARALSPENPFIRGTAQNPDTYFQSRETANSFYTAVPGITQSAMDRLAARTGRQYHLVDYHGDPQAERVIVIMGSGAETAIRTADRLNAQRDGAGGGVGVLQIRLYRPFPTEEIIAALPTSARRIAVLDRTKEPGALAEPLFLDITSALGEAVARGERDGMPLVIGGRYGLSSKEFTPAMVAAVYDELVRDGDSAPRPRFTVGITDDVTHLSLPVGEDLDIMPEGTVGAVFYGLGSDGTVGANKNTIKILGSQEGTFAQGYFVYDSKKSGSRTVSHLRFGPAPIQAPYLVSRASFVGCHHMSILERVDILEFAKPGGTLLVNAPFPPEAVWDHLPSSLQRGIIDKGLELYAIDATAVAREAGLAGRTNTVLQTCFFAISGVLARDEAIAKVKASIRKTYGKRGAEVVAKNEAAVDASVAHLHRIEVPSAVTAQRDLLAPVPEHAPEFVREVTAEMLVGRGDLLPVSALPVDGTYPSGTTAYEKRNVSEIIAVWDKDACIQCGNCSMVCPHAVLRAKRFRTKHLDGAPEAYESAPLNAAGIPGERYTLQVYAEDCTGCGLCVEACPVKPVEQPNRRAINLAPVRDREPAKANVAFFESIPVNTRSKVDFGNVRGIQYLEPLFEFSGACSGCGETPYVKLLTQLFGDRAMVANATGCSSIYGGNLPTTPWTKNAGGRGPAWSNSLFEDNAEFGLGMRLAADLQAGLAQKRLKGLREQIGAALVDEILAAPQERENEILAQQARVEELRTRLESLDGAAVKDLVSVVDHLVRRSVWIVGGDGWAYDIGSGGLDHVLASGRDVNVLVMDTEVYSNTGGQSSKSTPLGAVAKFAAAGKTTNKKDLAMQAAAYGHVYVARVAMGADPQQTLKAFREAEAYAGPSLIIAYSHCIAHGIDMRKGLDQQYKAVASGHWPLMRYNPILRAEGRNPFLLDSPRPRITLKDYHKNELRFRMLAGADPAEAERLLELGQEQVARRWSEYEELATREAQDFAADARKEG